CGTCAAGTATTGGAATGAAACGCTAATCCGCCGCGAAACTGTTACGAGGAGAGTTTGATGTTGAATCAAATGAATAACTATATCTCGAATGGCGTACCGAAATTTCGCGGCGGGTGGTGTATGAATCGCTTGTGAACAGATTCACATAAAGATTTCAACCCGCCGCAACCGAAAAGGTCCGGCGGGTTTCTTTTTTGAGCTAAGTCCCGTCGAGCCTTCAACATAAACGACTGAATGAAAAGAAGGTGAGAAAATGACCGCTGAATTCTATGAAGATGAGAAAGCAACCGCCGAGGAAAAAGATATAGGCTCCAAAAAGGCGTTCGGCCGGCTGCTCCCCCTGTTAAAAGAACACACCAAGGGTCTGTTGTTCTGTCTCGGTCTCCTGGCCGGTGCCACTTTGCTGTCGATTTACTGGCCGATTCTGATCAAAACAGCGGTCGATACCGACATCAAAAGCGGCGACTTCGACGGCCTTCTGTGGACCGCTCTGGCCATCGGCGGGCTCCAGGTTGCTACCATCCTGTTTCAGTATATTCAGCGCATTCGTCTGGAAACTATCGGACAGGATGTGATGGTTGCCCTGAAACGCAAACTATACCACCATATTCTGTCGCTGGATGTTTCGTTCTTCGACAAGAACCCGGTAGGTCGACTGCTGGCCCGGGTCGAGTCGGACACGGAAGCGCTTAGGATGCTTTTCACCAACACTGTGGTGCTGGTGGTGGGTGACTTTCTTTTGGTGGCCGGAATCTACGCGGTCATGTTCTATTACAGTTGGCGGCTGGCCTCGCTTCTGTTGATCGTGGTGCCGATAGTTGCGCTGCTGGTAGTGATTTTCGAACGTAAGACGACCAAGCGGTTCTTGAACGTTCGCAAGAAAATGGCCGAAGTGACAGCTACCTTGACGGAGTTTTTGCACGGCATGTCGATTGTGCAGATATTCCATCGCGGCGCCTATGCGCAGCAGCGGGTGAGTACGGCCAACCGGGAGAAGTTCGCCGAAGATACCTATGTCAATATTGCCGTAGTGCTGTTCTTCAACACTGTCTTCTTCTTTGAATCGGTGATGTTAGCGCTGGTTTTGTTTTTTGGCGATCAATGGCGCCAAGCGCACCTGATCACGTCCGGCACGTTCATCATGTTCATTGTATTGATTTGGAAGTCGTTCGAGCCT
Above is a window of Candidatus Zixiibacteriota bacterium DNA encoding:
- a CDS encoding ABC transporter ATP-binding protein/permease, giving the protein MTAEFYEDEKATAEEKDIGSKKAFGRLLPLLKEHTKGLLFCLGLLAGATLLSIYWPILIKTAVDTDIKSGDFDGLLWTALAIGGLQVATILFQYIQRIRLETIGQDVMVALKRKLYHHILSLDVSFFDKNPVGRLLARVESDTEALRMLFTNTVVLVVGDFLLVAGIYAVMFYYSWRLASLLLIVVPIVALLVVIFERKTTKRFLNVRKKMAEVTATLTEFLHGMSIVQIFHRGAYAQQRVSTANREKFAEDTYVNIAVVLFFNTVFFFESVMLALVLFFGDQWRQAHLITSGTFIMFIVLIWKSFEPIWRVSEQLSTIQKAVAGAKRIFALLSTPQRLLDPANPVRLTGLKKSIRFEKVWFSYTDDDNYALKDVSFEIPVGKRFALVGVTGGGKSTVISLLLRLYDPQKGRITIDGVDIRDIRKADLRGQFALVLQDIFLFPGDVTSNISLDSDEMEAATIEDAARTVEADRFIDKLPDKYGTEVSEKGSNFSRGERQLLSFARALASEPDILLLDEATSSVDPETERTIQSSLKKLMADRTSIIVAHRLSTILDVDQILVIRRGEIIERGSHTELLLQDGYYSKLFHLQFKHRNGVLADAG